DNA sequence from the Gammaproteobacteria bacterium genome:
GGGTGCCTTTGAAAGGTCCCCATAGTCAATAATCCCGACCCTTGCACCATTCATGGAGACAACGGTTGCATTGTAAAACGATAGCGCCTCTCAGTGTAGGCCCCGAAAAAACACAATGCCTTAGGTGGGATAAGAGCTCAGTCGCCTTAGGTTCATATTGCTGGCTACCCATCTTCACACCGCCTCCAGCAGGTTTTCCGAGACGATGCGCCCGTCGAAGAGGTGAACGATGCGCTTCGCCCATTCGGCATGCGCCGGCGAGTGGGTGACCATCACGA
Encoded proteins:
- a CDS encoding ABC transporter ATP-binding protein; protein product: VMVTHSPAHAEWAKRIVHLFDGRIVSENLLEAV